The following are encoded in a window of Primulina eburnea isolate SZY01 chromosome 4, ASM2296580v1, whole genome shotgun sequence genomic DNA:
- the LOC140830970 gene encoding ruvB-like protein 1: MKIEEVQSTTKTQRIATHTHIKGLGLESNGKALPLAAGFVGQESAREAAGLVVDMIRQKKMAGRALLFAGPPGTGKTALALGISQELGSKVPFCPMVGSEVYSSEVKKTEVLMENFRRAIGLRIKENKEVYEGEVTELSPEETESITGGYGKSISHVIIGLKTVKGTKQLKLDPTIYDALIKEKVAVGDVIYIEANSGAVKRVGRSDLFATEFDLEAEEYVPLPKGEVHKKKEIVQDVTLHDLDAANARPQGGQDILSLMGQMMKPRKTEITDKLRQEINKVVNRYIDEGVAELVPGVLFIDEVHMLDMECFSYLNRALESSLSPIVIFATNRGICNVRGTDMNSPHGIPIDLLDRLVIIRTETYGPAEMIQILAIRAQVEELKIDEESLAFLGEIGQQASLRHAVQLLTPASIIAKMNGRDTICKADLEEVSSLYLDAKSSAKLLQEQQDRYIS, from the exons ATGAAGATCGAAGAAGTACAATCCACCACAAAGACGCAGAGAATAGCCACTCATACTCACATTAAAGGCCTTGGACTTGAG TCTAATGGTAAAGCTCTACCTTTGGCTGCCGGTTTCGTCGGTCAAGAATCTGCAAGGGAAGCTGCAGGCCTTGTCGTTGATATGATACGCCAAAAGAAAATGGCAGGGCGTGCGTTATTGTTTGCTGGTCCTCCTGGTACTGGAAAGACAGCTCTTGCTTTGGGGATTTCACAGGAACTTGGTAGCAAG GTTCCATTTTGCCCAATGGTGGGATCAGAAGTGTATTCATCCGAAGTAAAGAAGACAGAGGTTCTAATGGAGAATTTCCGAAGAGCTATTGGCCTCCGGATTAAAGAAAACAAAGAGGTCTACGAAGGAGAG GTGACAGAACTATCCCCAGAAGAAACTGAAAGTATAACAGGTGGATATGGTAAAAGTATTAGCCATGTTATTATTGGGTTGAAAACTGTTAAAGGAACCAAACAATTGAAGCTGGATCCTACGATATATGATGCCTTGATTAAGGAAAAG GTGGCGGTTGGTGACGTTATATACATTGAAGCAAATAGTGGAGCAGTTAAAAGGGTTGGCAGGAGTGATTTATTTGCCACTGAATTTGATCTTGAGGCAGAAGAATATGTTCCACTTCCTAAAGGAGAGGTTCACAAGAAAAAGGAGATAGTCCAG GATGTTACTTTGCATGATCTAGATGCTGCAAATGCACGACCTCAAGGAGGACAAGATATATTGTCCCTAATGGGTCAAATGATGAAGCCCAGGAAAACAGAAATCACTGACAAACTAAGGCAAGAAATAAATAAG GTTGTTAACAGGTACATAGACGAAGGTGTGGCGGAACTTGTTCCTGGTGTTTTATTTATCGATGAG GTGCATATGCTGGATATGGAATGTTTTTCATATTTGAATCGTGCTTTAGAAAGTTCATTATCACCAATAGTGATTTTTGCTACAAATCGAGGAATTTGTAATGTCAG AGGCACTGACATGAATAGTCCTCATGGCATTCCAATAGACTTATTAGACCGCTTGGTTATTATAAGAACAGAAACCTACGGTCCTGCTGAAATGATACAG ATATTAGCCATCCGAGCGCAGGTGGAGGAGCTGAAAATAGATGAGGAAAGTCTGGCTTTTCTTGGAGAAATTGGACAACAAGCATCCCTGAG ACACGCCGTTCAACTGCTAACTCCGGCCAGCATAATTGCTAAAATGAATGGTCGCGACACTATTTGCAAG GCGGATCTTGAAGAGGTGAGTAGTCTTTATCTGGACGCGAAATCGTCTGCGAAGCTTCTTCAAGAGCAACAGGATAGATACATATCATAG